The window GTGTTCAACATTAGATCTCAAACTTCAATGCAGTgtccaatattagatctcagactTCAATACTTTAGCCAAAACACAGCCAACTTTCTCCTGCCTTCCTttgcaattttttaaatattatttagcacaatattttaaatattatttggcataattttcaaaaatggcttgTCTTTGCCCCCTTCCCATTACCATGCACTAGCCCAGCCAGCCCAAACCAACTGCTGCTCAGAAGAAATCATGACTTGCACATTTGCTTCTCTGGCTTAGAGGGAAACATTGGTCCAGAGACCATAACATTTGTCTTCAAAGAAAGTGACTTGagaagatcacaaggagcatcaaTCAGTGTGATTTGAAACTGGCTTCTCTGCCTTTTAGGCTGCTCCTCTATTCAGCATTGGTGAATGATATATAATTCTCACAATTGTTCCACGAAGGAATTTAGCTGTAAAGACGAGAATTTGCAGTACTGCCCtcaacataagaaatgcccgcaCCGAATCAGACCGTGGGTCTATCTAGTCCGGTGGTCCACACCCGCGGAGGCTCAGCTAGGTGTTCCCCGACGAGGACcttggtcactcgtatccctcaatgtgtcttgcaagatgtgcgtccaacttgcccttaaatcctagaatgataGCTTCCGCCACAACCTCTTCCAGAAGTgcgttccaggcgtccaccactcgctgtgtgaaatagtATTTTATGACATCTAAGAAGACTGAGGACATTACATAGTacatgtccatccagtctgcccattaatcaTAATTTGGTTAGTTATCTCAGACACAGTAAGTCTATTTCATCTGTTATCACCATGGCCAACAAACTAAGAAAAGCACCACTTACACTCGAATCTGTCGAATGGGTCCATATTTGCCAAAGATGTCATACATTTCTTCACCTGTAATCTTGTACGGCAAATTTCTAATGTACAGAATCCGATTTACTTCAGGCGGTAAGCGAATCTTTAATAAAGAAACAGCCATGTCAGAATCTAGAGTCAAAACTTCAGTCACGATCTCTGTAAAGACACTATGCACGTTAGGATTATTACTACACTAAAAATGTTTTGTGgtttgttgggtggggggggggggttggtcatAATTGAAGGGATTCATCTTTTGCTGAAATATGGGCTAGCCACAGAATCTTTGTCTACAGCTGAGAGCACCCACTAGATATCGATGGCATGGCATTGACATAGGAAGTACTGTTTACACTCTCCactggggggaaaaaagagaCCGGAGGGCATTTCACCCTGCTAGATCGGGGCACTCTCTTTGATAACTACTAGATCCTGAGTGAATATTATGACTCCAAGCTCCGCATCCACCCAATACATTTTTATCTCAGTTATAATTCTCTCTTTTCTCTACTCTGGTGTCTACCGTACCCCTCTTCTTTTAACTCGGTCATACTCACATTCGCTCTCTTGGCCGCTTGCATCGCCATGTTCGCAAAGTCTTTCCGGGTCTGTCCGtgcgagaagaaaaaaaaaaaaaacacaccgaaCGACAACAACCTACTATGAACGAAAACCGGAAAACGGGGCAGACTGGCGCAACGGAAATGACGCCACCTCTCGCGAGGCTAAGGAACAGTTCCAATACGCATGCGCAGCAGTTTGTTCTTTAGCTGGTTTTGGAACCCGGATGCGGGAAGTTTGAACGGTTGCGAGCTTCTTGCAGTacgtgtggttttttttttctgggcgGTTTTCCCTCTTCAACCAATGAGCGACTCCAGTTTTACTGCGGGTGTTCCGGTCTTCTCTCTCATCCACCCAGACCCTTTGGTACTCCAATAGTCAGTCTCTCTCTCAACATGCTCCAAGCTTTAGTGTAACAAACAAACAACATGGCGGAGGAGAAACCTGTCTGTACTTTTCTCTTCAAGAAAAGCACAAAGAAGTTCGCGGGCCGGAAGAGGAAGGCGCGAGATGGAGAAGAGAACGGAAGCAGCAGTGAGGATGAGGCCAAAATGGTAGTCCGTAAAGATCGGAAACGGGCAGTTCATAATCCAATGATACAGCATACCAAGAGATCCGTGAAAGAAAAAACAGAATACAGTGACAGTGGAGGCAGCAGCGATGAAGGAACGCTGAAAGGTGTCGCTGTGTCTTACAAATCAACCAGATCTGCGAAACCTGTGGGTCCTGACGACATGGGCGCAACAGCAGTATATGAGCTAGACACGGAAAAAGACAAAGATGCCCAAGCCATTTTTGAACGAAGCCAAAAGATACAGGAGGATCTGCGAGGGAAAGATGATGATAAAATTTATCGAGGAATCCATAACTATCAGAAATATGTAAAGGCAAAGGATACATCCATGGGCAATGCCTCTTCTGGGATGGTCAGGAAGGGACCAATCCGAGCCCCTGAACACTTGCGATCCACGGTGAGGTGGGATTACCAGCCAGACATCTGCAAGGATTATAAGGAGACTGGATTCTGTGGTTTTGGAGACAGTTGTAAGTTCCTACATGACAGGTCAGACTACAAACATGGCTGGCAAATTGAACGAGAGCTGGACGAAGGCCGCTATGGAGCAAATGATGATGAGAATTATGAAGTGAGCAGCGATGAGGAACAATTGCCCTTCAAGTGTTTCATCTGCAGAGATTCCTTTAAGGACCCTGTGATTACTAAATGTAAACATTACTTCTGTGAAAGATGTGCCCTTCAGCATTACCGGAAATCCCAGCGTTGCTATGTTTGTGACCAGCAAACCAGTGGTGTTTTCAATCCTGCTAAAGACCTGATTGCAAGATTAGAGAAATGCAAAGCACAGCAGTCTGCTCACTCTGACCATGAAAAGGAAACCGAATAGTTGCATCTGCTCTTGTTATGAATCTCCttgaaatttttattgtaaattaaATGTAACTGTTGTATTACATCTGTCTCATTTTTATAGACCTGTACATTTATCTACAGCTACAGTGCTGTctgaaagattaaaaataaaaggaaacgaTCGTTAGTGCTAAGTCTTAATATACTGTACAGCATATTTGGACCAACCATCCAGACTTTCCAATACACAAAGTATGCTTTTGATAAGCACATATCTGTTATCTAAGCTGAAAACCCATGTATTTCAACTTACCTTTCAGACTAGATGCATTATGCATAACCAGGTAGATACAGTGGGCTAGTTGAGAAAAAAAGACTCTTTCCCTTGTTGAGTCCAAAAATGAAGAAATCTGCTGATGGAGCAGCTTACTGAAAGTTATTGCGAACCTTCAGTGATAGACCAAGCCAGCCTTCCACATTCAgtccctactcctctgccctccaacccagcccgctgattaacctttccccttaactgtatccatgacatcctgtttgtctgtcttgcctgtttagattgcaaactttttcgagcagggactgttttcttattctttgtgactgtgcagcgctgtgtgtgtctggtagcactatagaaatgacagTAGTAGTATTCTGGTGCTCCACTCGATTGCCTTTTTCACTGTGTACCATACCTTACTACTGCGTCACATTACCATAATCAGGCGCTTTCTGATTGCTGTATGTTTACCGCCAGGCGCCAGCCACCTCAAAGGCAGAGTTTGGAGGCCTGAGACAGGAGGCAATCAATAACCCAGAGCTGAAGaggcaaataataaaaaaaaggaaatgcaaAATACCAAAATATCAGAGGTGTATGTTTTCCAAAGCTGCCTGGATAATAAAGACTTCTCACTAATATAATTCTAGGAAAAACAGAAGAAATAGCAGCAAAATATGTTGAAATCCATTGCAGTCTCCAGTGTTGTCTCCTAAAATTTATGCTAGCCAGATGAAGGCCGTGGATACCTGCACAGTATTATAAAATCTTATGCTATGTTAGTGTCAGTAAAATCAGCTGGGTGATGTGCCTCTTCAAAAAGTCTCAGGGAGAACATGGCATTTCatgttatttcatgcatatttcacTATTAAATGCTGTCTCTACTGGGCAAAATTTTCCAATtcgatttagcctattgaatCTCTTTTCCAATTTGATTTGCTTTTTCTGTCCAATCAgcctttttaaaaaacaaaaaagaaaacccacgtCCTGGTGGGTTCATTGTGTAGCCTTTCCACCCAACCACCCTCCTTTTCCCTCTTCAATCCCACAtcagcactgtggtgtaaacaaaacagacttttcctctctcctggccagattctcaaaactttaacatggtTGCTAAACTGGTTGCAGACGGATTAGCCTGCATGCAATTTAGCGGCAtttt is drawn from Geotrypetes seraphini chromosome 3, aGeoSer1.1, whole genome shotgun sequence and contains these coding sequences:
- the RNF113A gene encoding E3 ubiquitin-protein ligase RNF113A → MAEEKPVCTFLFKKSTKKFAGRKRKARDGEENGSSSEDEAKMVVRKDRKRAVHNPMIQHTKRSVKEKTEYSDSGGSSDEGTLKGVAVSYKSTRSAKPVGPDDMGATAVYELDTEKDKDAQAIFERSQKIQEDLRGKDDDKIYRGIHNYQKYVKAKDTSMGNASSGMVRKGPIRAPEHLRSTVRWDYQPDICKDYKETGFCGFGDSCKFLHDRSDYKHGWQIERELDEGRYGANDDENYEVSSDEEQLPFKCFICRDSFKDPVITKCKHYFCERCALQHYRKSQRCYVCDQQTSGVFNPAKDLIARLEKCKAQQSAHSDHEKETE